In the genome of Candidatus Poribacteria bacterium, the window ATCAACCTGCATCCCGGCAACGGCATCAGCCTCCGCTTTAGGAACACCAGCGCTTTGATAGAGGGTGCTTGTAAACTGACGAAAGGGTTCAGATTTTATTCGGATCTTGTTGTTCTGTTGATTCATATTTTCTCCTTAACTCAAAAGAAATCATAGGAGGGGTGAAAATATCCTATTTTTGAGTCTAATGATAACCGGTTTTCCATACTAAGAATCTTGAAGTGATCTGCAATCTGAAAAAGTTAGGTGCAGCTGGGACGCGCGGATGTGAATCAAAGATTTACTAAGCGACTTGCCGAACTACACGGAAGCCGAATGTGTAACACGCGATGTAGTGCCGAAAACGGGCGGCGGTTCGCACGCTGCATGCACTCCTTTGACCGCGATACCATGAACCACCGCGCACCACGTAATACTCACCGCTATCAGGACCTTGGGGATTATGAGACGGGGCATGGTGATAGTAGTCTGTCGCAAACCAGTCGTGGCACCACTCCCAAACATTGGCGGCGCAATCCATGACGCCGTAAGGCGACCCACCCTGCGGATAGCTTCCCACAGACGTTGTTCCCTTCCCTGTAATATTGCATTTAGCTTCATCGAATTCATTCCCCCAGGGCCAAAATCTTCCGTCGCAGCCCCGCGCTGCTTTCTCCCACTGCGCTTCGGTCGGCAAACCGATTTCGACACCCGTTTCCCGGCTGAACCACTCACAGTAGGCGAGGGCGTCCTTGCGCGTTACGCACACGACGGGGTGGTCTAGCCGTTCCTCAAGTGGTGCTTCTCGCAGCTTATACCAGATCGATTTGCCGAGTCCATCCAACTCCCGTTCTGTCCGATAGCCGGTGTCATTGACAAACGCCTTGAATTGCCGGTTGGTCACCGTATATTTCGCAATGGTGTATTCGGAGAGATAGACTTCTCGTTCTGGCTGCTCACGCGCAAGCCACTCATCGGGAAATTCGGAGTCAAGCTCCTTGATGTGATGCTCCTGCGTTCCATCCGATCCCATGATAAACTTGCCTGCGGGGATGGTGACCCATTCCATTTCGTCCGGTTTTGTGATTATACGTTCCAGCATCGTAGTTCCTTCAAAAATAAGTGTTATATGAAAATTACCGCAGCCCCAACTGCTTTCTTATATGCCTTGCCAATCTTTCATCAATCTCGGAATGCCTTGGAACGGGTTGTCTCTGTCCCGTTTCAGGATTAAGATAAATGTCATGTTTTGCACCATGTCTTAACATAACACATCCCTCTTTCAATAGCTGCCGGACAAACTGTCTTCGCTTCATATTGCGATTTCTTTTACCTCATATTCTTCAGGCACATCATCCATAGCCATTAAAAGATAGGCGTCTTTTATATTTTCTTCCAATTCCTCAAGAGTTTCCCCTTGCGTCATTATTTCTGGGTGTTCAAGGAGTTTTCCTAACCAGAATTTGTCTGATTTCCAGTAGACCATTGTCATTTTAGGTTTCATGGTTGCATCTCCGATTGATAACATGGTATTTGTTAAAGTGTGAGAATTGGCATCATGGCAATGCTGTGATGTCTTGAGTCTGTGATCTAGTTAGCATTTGGCTCTCACTTTCTTCGTGTTTGTGAATCGTAAATCAGAAACTGAATAATCGGTTCCGCGGTTTTCGGCGTCAAACCCGACCCCGGTTTCCGCATCATTTTGTAGACATATTTGCGCCACACCTCCGCGGTAAATTCTGAGTTAATTGGGCGGGCGAGAGTATGGCAACGACTACATTTTCGCTCGAACAGCTTATAGTTTTCCTGCATCTCTGGCGGATAGTTAGACATCTCGATAAAGTTGGGCCCCTTGTCCGCCGGATAGATTTTCGGGGTCGCCTGTGGCATCCTTACCAGTGAAACGGTTATAATTACCATTAAACCAACTACCAATACCACTGAAATCCAAACGACGGGTTGACGCATCTATCAGTTCTCCTAAGAATCTCAATTGGATATACTCTAATACGCGCTTTCGGTTTCTGTCAATTCTTTTTTCACCCAATGAAAATGTCCATAGATCCTATATCAGTTCACTACTTCCAATACAAGCAGGTCAGCGGTCATGAGGGAATCGTTGGACGGTTGTCTGAGGCCGAAATTGTGAATCTGCTACCCCGTGTCGTCGAGGTTGCGACGCCGGAGATCTACCCGCCGGGAAGCATCGTTTGGCATGTGGGAGAATTAACACCCGAAGAAATCGACCGGTGCCGGTGGATGACCTTTCTGACGCAGATCAACACGCTCGTCTGGGAGGAGGGGGAGGCTGATCGAGACCGGCAGGTAGCGGAGATTCTACGGAAGGATTACGATGCTTTCTGTGCCTTCGTTGAATCTGGTGTCTACCAGCCGATCCTCACGCTCGACAAAGACTGGATTGCCACAATCGCGCCACAGGCGTTTGATTATCAGTCTCCGGCGAGGCAGTCTCCATACCTGATTCGTGCGATGCTGAATCTCAGTTGTAACACGAGACTCGTTGAGAGTGTGCTAGATCCAATGGGTGGCTACGGGCAGACACTTTTCGAGTGCGTGTTAAGAGGGATTGATGGTGCGACGCTAGAGATTTCTCCAACCGCCTCGAAGCGGAGTGCCGAGAACCTCCGAAAACTCTTGCAGCGCCTCGGGCGGCGTTTTGAGGAATCCCACGATGGAACACGCCATCTTTTCATGACGCACGGTTCTTCCCAAAACCGATATCAGATCATCAATGGCGATACGCGAGAGGCACATCGGCATCTACCTAATCAGCAATTCGATAGTTTAATCACAGATTTTCCTTACGGTGTCCGGGCCGGAAGCCGAAACGAAAAACTTAACCCAATCTCGTTAGATGAGCTGCTAGATGCCGCCCTACCAAGTTGGAAACGTTTACTCAA includes:
- a CDS encoding SUMF1/EgtB/PvdO family nonheme iron enzyme, with translation MLERIITKPDEMEWVTIPAGKFIMGSDGTQEHHIKELDSEFPDEWLAREQPEREVYLSEYTIAKYTVTNRQFKAFVNDTGYRTERELDGLGKSIWYKLREAPLEERLDHPVVCVTRKDALAYCEWFSRETGVEIGLPTEAQWEKAARGCDGRFWPWGNEFDEAKCNITGKGTTSVGSYPQGGSPYGVMDCAANVWEWCHDWFATDYYHHAPSHNPQGPDSGEYYVVRGGSWYRGQRSACSVRTAARFRHYIACYTFGFRVVRQVA
- a CDS encoding type II toxin-antitoxin system HicA family toxin, with product MKRRQFVRQLLKEGCVMLRHGAKHDIYLNPETGQRQPVPRHSEIDERLARHIRKQLGLR
- a CDS encoding type II toxin-antitoxin system HicB family antitoxin encodes the protein MKPKMTMVYWKSDKFWLGKLLEHPEIMTQGETLEELEENIKDAYLLMAMDDVPEEYEVKEIAI